A genomic region of Arachis stenosperma cultivar V10309 chromosome 9, arast.V10309.gnm1.PFL2, whole genome shotgun sequence contains the following coding sequences:
- the LOC130949690 gene encoding uncharacterized protein LOC130949690 produces the protein MKDILSHKKDWKETQTVFPTEEHSAIIQNSLPKKLKDPRSFMIPCTLGDACTRTALCNLGASINLIPASLIKKLSLSNEVKPTHMCLQLADGSIKIPSTVVEDMIVRVGPFAFPTVFVVLDMEGHKSASLILGRPFLVTGRTLIDVEKGKVTLRVNEEKFILNAVKAM, from the coding sequence ATGAAGGACAttctaagtcataagaaggattggaaagAGACACAAACAGTCTTCCCCACCGAGGAGCACAGTGCAATCATTCAGAACAGTTTACCAaaaaagcttaaagatcctagaagctttatgataccatgcactcTAGGTGATGCTTGTACAAGGACAGCTCTATGtaaccttggagcaagcatcaacctaatacctgcttCACTAATAAAAAAGCTTAGCTTGAGTAatgaagtcaaaccaacccacatgtgccttcaacttgctgatggttctaTTAAGATACCATCAACAGTagttgaagacatgattgtcaggGTTGGAccctttgcctttcccactgtcTTTGTGGTATTGGACATGGAGGGGCACAAGAGTGCATCCCTTATcttaggaagacctttcctagttACAGGACGGACACTCATTGATGTTGAAAAAGGGAAAgtaaccctaagagtcaatgaggaaaAGTTCATCCTAAATGCCGTCAAAGCTATGTAG